The Plasmodium relictum strain SGS1 genome assembly, chromosome: 2 genome segment gcattaaaatataacataaaattaaataaattatataatactaCAAGGATATAATTGTAATTAGTTttataattgttataaagAAAGAGATctacaaaaaatattaaggTATGtgcatatacatataaatgtaaatttgaaaaaaaaaaaagatgagttaaaagtatatttaaaGGAATTTATATTGCTTCGTGAAAAGAATCATGATCAAAATTAAACACAGTTTTAACTCCACTTTCATCATAATATTTTGTGACTTCATATGGTTTATATTCTTCTTCTGGTTCTGTACATTCACAAGGGTCTACTCTAGTAACAAAAGCGTTACTCCATTCTGAATTGTTTTCTCCTTTTCTTCTTCGTCTGAATACTTTTGGGGAAGTTTTAATAGGTATAGATTGAAAAGAACTATTATAAGCAAATAAAGCATTCGAGACAGCTAGAACCCCTGGATCAATTCCCTGGGGACCATCTGCATAGTATAAATTACCATCTGCAAAATTTAATGGTTGAGTAACTTCATGGACATTTACTTCCTTGATATTATTGTATTGATCTGCTGCATAAGGGACTGcatttacattatttaaaGATGGTGTTTGGTTTATATAAACACCTGTATTCATTGCTACATTATCAAAATTGTTCTCGTGTGCTATATTCATTTTTGGAGGGTTATGTGATGTTTCATAAATATTGGGAAGAACGTGAGTAGTACAAGTCAAATTGTTATTTGTATCAACGTGCTTTTGTGGAGAAATAATTGTTTTGCAAGTTAACAaatctatttcttttatttttccttgtttattgaaataatatctttttggTAATATTGAAGAAAGCATCTAAAAGAAAAGTAacattcaatttttttatgaaaaagaaaattaaaaaattttttgaattatttaagaaaaacagtaataaaaaaaaaaactacatttaaaaaatatccacaaaaaattttatgtaaatatatgaataatttcatctaacataaaaaaaaaaaaaaaaaaaaatagctaGTATGCATAATTTTTTGTGCGTGTGTGTGTGCATGTTGCATTTTTTAGAACAGttgtacatttttttttggcatttaatttattctttttaacaaaaaaaaaaaatgaaataactataataaaattttttttcctaatCTTTcttataaatacatatatatataatatataaatatatatttttttctacacACCTTAAaactattaaaattaaaaaataaatctcTATTAATATCGTAAGTGTGCAAGCTTCTTAACTCAAAATTATCAATtacaatattttataaatttaaaaaaaaaaagtcctaaatatatttttatacaatgtgaatttactttttaattcataatatctgtgaggaaaaaaaaaagttaatataaTAGTAGTATTATAAGTTGCTATTCAAAAATaatgttaaaaatatttttatataaataattactcctatttagataaaaatttagaataTAAACTGCTTAAAGAATGCAgctataaaaagaaaaattatatgtaatgttttatttttattttacttttttacttattaatAATTGAATTTAGTAGTAtcttaatataaatttacgagattaaaataataaaatgttaacaaaaagaaattaaaaaaatagaatggTCATGTAAAAGgaataatttttaagaaatatattccctattcttttttacttacatatttttagatGTTGTGGAAaacttatattttaatattaaaaaattgaatatgTAATTAccatgatataaaaaaaaggaatggAAAGCATTATTCTTAGTGGAAGAgttctatataaaaaaaaaaaaaaaatatattttattagatAAAGGAATTAattaagtataaaaaaaaataaatgtatttataatgtttagttttttatattaattttttattcaaacTATTTTATGTATAAGGAAAataagacaaaaaaaaaaaaaaaaaatgtggaaaaattcaaataatagtcataaaattattaaatctGTTAAAGTTTTTTAATTAGAAGAATCAATAATTATTCGAAATTTACATGaacaatttatattttttttataattttttttttttttatgaatgaGCAATTCCATATATGTACTAACAGGAGTACACGtggtttttatattttaaatgataaatgCACGCATTTGctaacatataaaaaaattgataaaatcAATAATTATAActgttatttaaataattttattataaaattaaaataaattattaaattactttaaactttattttctttaaattttatagaaaatagAGTTAATTTTTAACTATCATATtgttattaaaagaatacaCTTTATATAGCATCGTTGTTAAATATCTTATTTACATACTAATAAATATACTTCTATATATGAAGCATATTGCGTTTAATAGTTTTATTGGTTTTTATCCTCTTTGAAAAATCATATAATCATCGCATATcgtaaaattaatttatatataagtatACTGAGCATGTTAAGAATATGTTTTATAttgtaaattaaaaaggaattatttttcttagaattttttcatttagtatataataaaataatagtactttttattgaattatatcttttattggatgatatagaaaaaaaagaaagttttttttttgttcatatCTTTTAGTTTTACGATACATATAAGAAGATATATGAAAAGCAAATTTTTAcaatactaaaaaaatttttaaatttattcgaaataaagttaataaatgaacttttttctataatttctttaaaatgaaaagtcacatgaataatttttttatggaaaataaaattaatatttatgttattaaattatctttGAATGAAGCGAAAACTTTGAATTTTATACTAttgattttatattttaatggTGAAGTTGATAATTCcctaatatttatttataattgaaaaagttacaatacaaataaataaaaggtAGAGTATTAAGATAATTAATTTGTATCTTTAATTGTgtgtattatttatttatattaatgtaTACTATTGTCTAAATATTACATTATAATGCCTCAGGCAAATTAAGAAATTatgttattatatatatgtatgttaATTCAGCAAAATTATGTCAAGTAATAATTAAGTATCttaacttttttcttttttttattttaaatttgtaaatatatagaacaaatatttctatatttttctttttaaaaaatacagaTGCATTATTTATTACTTTATATCTTAAAATCAAGtagttttttaaatatggttatttataaattttttaatttttaaagttcactttgaaatataaaaaattttgaataagcaaaacaattttattaattattttatgtatttttgtgaaaattaaaaaatgaaatgtacatcattttaataaaaatataatttaatgattaaaattatatacaatCATAGAAAAGAATTAATCTAacatatatgcatatatgtattatattAACACATgggaaaatttttaaaaattgttttagcattattatttttctattaaaaattaaataaatggaaagatataaaaattaaaaaatgtttaaagcaaatttttgtttatatgaactaaaaaaaaaaaaaaaaaattacacaattcttttttttttaatttaattcatgaatttaaaattaaaaaaaaataaaacttaattcaaaaatactcatccttttttttatcaattatttcatcatttttagaGGTATCTTTTGGGAGTAATGCAATAATCTAtgcaatattaaaaaaagtaaaaatatatatatatatatatatatgttttatttttatttataattagaaaatttcttttctttttattaccATTAGTTGAATTCCTGCTACAGCTAAACCAACAGATATATTGGACAAGTGACTCTaagtgataaaaataaaaaatataaataatatatataattttattttcaaaacaTTTAAGAAAGgagatattaaaaataaaaaaatatcctTACTTTCCAATGAAAGTGGTTAAAAAATTGATTAAAACTTGTATCTTTACATAATCcctacattaaaaaaaaaaaaaaaagaaaaaaaaagttaaaaaaaaaaaaatttcagtaaataaaaaaaaaaacatattacAGGAATGTGGGATTGTGATCTatttaatatagaaaattgaATATATGGTGCCATAATCGTATTTAGAcatgctaaaaaaaaaaaagaaaaaagaaattaataaaaataaatgtaaaagaGCAACATATGCTTGTTTAATATTTcaatatattagttttttttttttatttatatatttacttgATAAAACTACTTTAATTGTAAGAACTTTATCGTAAGAACAATTACTTGAAAAcataaaatacaaaaaacaatttaatattttatccATTGAttgaataattaaataattacttAGACCTTTAAAAAAACCGTAAAAACCATCATACATATAAGTCaaatgaataatattttttaaatctgaaaaaaaaaaaattcgaaAAAGGTAATTTATTATgttcatatatttttgtttacatatttttattttattgtattatttgtttattttattttattattatttttttttttactataaaTAAAGgattttgaattattttgaaaaattattaatttggttgatatatttaataaaggaTAAGATAAAATGCAACTAACATATTCATAAAAACTATGATAAAAcgataaatgaaaaaacttctttttcttttttttttttataaaattattttcttctttaacAAAATTAATATGCTTAACTATTTTATAATTGGTATTATCTccaataaaattattagtattttcttttttattcacAAATCTTCTTTCATAATTTgatattatctttttatcatatatatctttttttttcttgttttctatattatagttaaaaatttatatgtgcgtaattattatataatcatataaaaaaaagatatttattttattcatatatatatatattgttgtTTCCTACTTATTCTTTTGAATATAACGAAATGTAGTTTTtctaaaaagtaataaatagACTTTCTGTAAAAGTAAAAGTAAAAGTAAACACatatatgaattttatttaattttttattattttaattaaacggaaaattatttatactttGTTGTTATATGAGCTAACATAGGTATTACTCCTTTATATAATCCCTTAAAACCTTCATCGTTGTAAATCTGAAGTGCacataaacaaaaaaatatataagaaaatcaaattgaatataaaaattaagataaacatatatataaaaatatatttcatctTAAAGTAgagaaattattatattcttttttaaaaatctaGTTGTATATTtacaatattattttctattttaataattttatcttattgttataaaatataactatatatattattaattataaaaaaaaaaaaaaaattacctGATGTAGActattaaatatatgaataatatatgtttttaaatttaaattatttaaattaataaaatggTTGTATTTGATACTCTCatcataataatttaaatatttatataatatgcTTCTGCATTGTATCTAAGAATaatttaagaataaaaaaaaaaaatggaagtGTGTTTAAGGTTAACATAAGAGCTATTTGATAGAGTAATTCATAGTTTTTCCTCATaagacaataaaaaaaagggaagtattatttcaaattttcatatattttttaaatataatttaagatattattaatataaattttcataaagataacattctttttttttttttttttgaaacaaTAGTTTATAGTAAacatttacatatttttgttttttttaaaactaaaTTTTAACTAAgtttgattttatttttttttttaaattatatgtattttataaCATTATACAAAggataagaaataaaataaaatggtGAAAATCCTATCTCAAATTTTGGTTTTTCGTCAtctaacaaaaaaaaaaaaaaaaattatataacgAATAATTAAAAGAGTTATATATtctgtttaatttttttttatataacataattattattaaattacatttttctattaacattttataaaaatgttagCTTAATGTTTAATAAGACTTCTCTTTTTATTTGATGGTTATTTAAGGATGATACCTTTTACAAATTtgcttatatattttaaaaaaaattacaaaattaaagtaaaaaaaaaaaaaaaaaaaagaaaaatggaataattatttaaatattttcattttttttttcttttaattgaTATAAAGATAGAaacagaaaaaattaattttattatttatctaGGAGTGgtaaagtttaaaaaaaaaatgaaaaaaatgtcaattttatttttaaaaacaaatatataattattacactttagaaaaaaaaaaaaagaaaaaaagaaataattattctaaaaataaaataaaaaaaaagctttTATATTGtgtttttttctaatttaaatatatttttttgtaaataaatttttttcttatatttttttctttttttctttcctGTTTTAATTCTCTTTATTGTATTATTCTgctttgtttttaatttataaaattaataaaacattGATGTATCATATGATTtcaaaagaaattattaagGGGAATACAacacaatatatttttctttgtaaatataaaCGTATTacacgaatatatatatatatatatatataaatgtatattatcataaattaaaaaaactaatatagaatttttttattgtactTGTATTTGATTTATCTACAAGTgtaaatattgaaaataaaaaaaaaaataaaaacagaaTAAAGAAGGAAAGAAAGaaggggaaaaaaaaaaaaaaagaagagaatcacaaaatatatttgatgcaaaaagtaaaatatgaaaaattaaaaaaaaaaatgaaaattttgtgTATATTTCTTTCTTGTTTAATAACTATttctataattaaaaatcaaaatataaatagggatagtaaaataaatgaagttCAAAAGAACATAATAAATCCTGAAACGAACAAAGaaggaaaaaatgaaaaaaaaaaaataataaatgtgaatgaaaataaagatgatacaaatgtaaaaaatgaagagaaatataaaaatgaaggtGAGTTAAGTAATTCTTTTGATAGGAGATATACaattgatgaaaataatgtaGATTCTACTGATGACAATAAGACAAAAATAGAACCATTTATTTCTATTGATGAAAAAATTGAGGAAATGAAGAAAGAAAGTTTAAATTCAAATATTAGTGATGATATTACAcattttattgaaaattcCCAAAATATGGAAAATAATGACTTTGATAATTCTAAAGAAACGAAAGAACATTTAGATGAAATTTCATCAGGAGATAATGAAAATCATATGAATGATATGCTATTGAAAAGTGAATACGgggaaaaattatattatgataataatacagcgaaaaatatttataaaaatgaagaaattcaAGATAATAAAGACATGTTAAATTTcgaaaaaaaactaaatagTATGGAAATTGAAgaagaatatgaaaataaaagtgaAAGTGAGAatgaaaatacaaataagAAAGATAAAGTAAACCATATCAAaactataaataaaaagggtaaaaagaataaagcaaaaaggaaaaaagaaaaagaaaattctgATAATGAAGAGAATgagttaaaatataatatgaaaaatgacaatataacaaataataatagtaataatgataataataaagatgaaaaaaatcaaaaaatcaAAATGGATAATgatttcaataaaaattacgaaaaattaaaattaagcAAGCCAGAATTCATAGGAACCTTTTTTGAGTTTTTAGgagaaataattttaataataaaaataggaaTAATTTATAGGTATACGCATTTTGTAATtccattaaaaaatataattatatataatgtacTAACTCACATGGAAGAGTTCTTTTTAACTATTTTAtcaatacataaaaaaagtagtgaaaaatataaagatatttATGGAATTGTActaatatgtttttttatatactttttaaagGTTTTAGTAAGTAAATgcttttttaatagaaataaaaatactgtTGATACATTTAAGAATGGATCGAGTGAAAATGCatatattgaaaatttattgaaaagaatattatttaatttagaaaaaaagaaaaatatatctaattatgaaaatatattgaatgatatattagaaaacacagataatattttagtaaatattaatataataaataaagaaaataaaaatatatacacagATATGATatcaaatattaataatataggtatttttacatatatttctACTCaagctttaaaaaaaattaactcaAAATCAGATTTAATTATAAGTGAATTAACTACTAATAGATTGATTgatgatgaaataaaaatggaTAAATTGAAAAGTAATATACTAAATGAATACGATGATAATgaagtaaataaaatgaaagataatttcttaaatgaatttaatgaaaatgatataaataaattaagatGCGatgtaataaataatgaatttgATGAAAATGGAATTCAtgatttcttaaaaaaatcaGGTGATTATGAGTATGATGatagtataaataaatgtattaataatgatataaacaataaaaacgtattttattttaaaaactcTATTAATGcattaaatgataataagaaagttaatttaaataatatagaagATACAAGGAAAAGTGaatatgataattttaataataattatttaagagATGAcactaataataaaaatgacaaTTTGATTAGAGAAAATTCAGATACACTCAATGTAAATGAGAGtattgataataaaaataacataaatagCTATCCATTAAATGAATACaaagatgaagaaaaaactggtattttatttagtaaagatttaaatataaatgaaaaggagttagtaaataaaaaaaattctataatgaataaaaatataaatgtaaataataatgtaaattccttaaataatataaacgaattaaataataattttaataacataaataatgTTTATAACTTTAATTCTAATGTAAATAACGTAGTTCATACAAAAGAAACACACAATTACGAAAATGATTTGATAACTCATCAAGACAATTTACAATCATTAAATGTAAATTGTAATACTgctgaaaaaaatattgatgaTAATACCATTGACAAAATTAAGATAAATCCCACAAATCCTATATTAGAGGAAAATGCTAAAAATAAGGTAATATGATTAAAAATatggatatatatatatatatatatatatatatatatatatatatatatatatatatatatacatgctTAACATTTATTCacaaaattttctttatatttatattttagaatgaagaagaattgaatataaataaaaatttaatgaataacTATGCAAATAAGAATGAACAAATAAAATCAAGTGAtgacttaataaataatacaaatgcTCAATTTTTTgattcatttaataaaaaaaattctaatttAACTAGTGATAATTTTATTAGTAAACAAGATTACATGCCTAATTATGTTCAAcgtaattatattttttatataaatagaaaaattaaaataaatatatatatatatatataagtattcattcatatatatgcgaatatttatttgttttttttttagcccCATATTCATATGTACAACCTTCATATCAAGTATTAGAAAATTCAGCTAATAGAAATCAGAAATATATTACACAAAGAAagtaagaaaaataaataagtacataaaaaatatgtacatatatatatgcatactTATATAATTCCAATAATgcataaattttctttttttcttttttttcagagAACGACAAAAAATTGTTGCAACAAAATCTCcctttaaaaatattccataatattttattttttattttttttttaaaataattttatttttttaaaatataaaatatatatacatatgtgtaatattttgataagaaatatataataatgtaCTTATatgatttaatatatatacatatacatatacattttttttttttttgtttgatataatttttttaatttataaacaGACTTTTTAATTTggtaaaatattattttttataaaacgttcatatttttaagatTGTTATATTAACATGaatacaaaaaagaaaaaaaaaaaactattttataacaatctaataaaaaatgctTTCAAATATTAAACATTATAAATActtaaatttacaaaaaattataaaacatacaaaaataaaaaataatttttttatatattttaaatctCATAATGTAGCTAATgagaaaaatacaaataattattttgat includes the following:
- a CDS encoding photosensitized INA-labeled protein 1, PhIL1, putative encodes the protein MLSSILPKRYYFNKQGKIKEIDLLTCKTIISPQKHVDTNNNLTCTTHVLPNIYETSHNPPKMNIAHENNFDNVAMNTGVYINQTPSLNNVNAVPYAADQYNNIKEVNVHEVTQPLNFADGNLYYADGPQGIDPGVLAVSNALFAYNSSFQSIPIKTSPKVFRRRRKGENNSEWSNAFVTRVDPCECTEPEEEYKPYEVTKYYDESGVKTVFNFDHDSFHEAI
- the PSOP24 gene encoding secreted ookinete protein, putative gives rise to the protein MQKVKYEKLKKKMKILCIFLSCLITISIIKNQNINRDSKINEVQKNIINPETNKEGKNEKKKIINVNENKDDTNVKNEEKYKNEGELSNSFDRRYTIDENNVDSTDDNKTKIEPFISIDEKIEEMKKESLNSNISDDITHFIENSQNMENNDFDNSKETKEHLDEISSGDNENHMNDMLLKSEYGEKLYYDNNTAKNIYKNEEIQDNKDMLNFEKKLNSMEIEEEYENKSESENENTNKKDKVNHIKTINKKGKKNKAKRKKEKENSDNEENELKYNMKNDNITNNNSNNDNNKDEKNQKIKMDNDFNKNYEKLKLSKPEFIGTFFEFLGEIILIIKIGIIYRYTHFVIPLKNIIIYNVLTHMEEFFLTILSIHKKSSEKYKDIYGIVLICFFIYFLKVLVSKCFFNRNKNTVDTFKNGSSENAYIENLLKRILFNLEKKKNISNYENILNDILENTDNILVNINIINKENKNIYTDMISNINNIGIFTYISTQALKKINSKSDLIISELTTNRLIDDEIKMDKLKSNILNEYDDNEVNKMKDNFLNEFNENDINKLRCDVINNEFDENGIHDFLKKSGDYEYDDSINKCINNDINNKNVFYFKNSINALNDNKKVNLNNIEDTRKSEYDNFNNNYLRDDTNNKNDNLIRENSDTLNVNESIDNKNNINSYPLNEYKDEEKTGILFSKDLNINEKELVNKKNSIMNKNINVNNNVNSLNNINELNNNFNNINNVYNFNSNVNNVVHTKETHNYENDLITHQDNLQSLNVNCNTAEKNIDDNTIDKIKINPTNPILEENAKNKNEEELNINKNLMNNYANKNEQIKSSDDLINNTNAQFFDSFNKKNSNLTSDNFISKQDYMPNYVQPPYSYVQPSYQVLENSANRNQKYITQRKERQKIVATKSPFKNIP